In Desulfomicrobium macestii, the following proteins share a genomic window:
- a CDS encoding GTPase/DUF3482 domain-containing protein gives MNSMPVFAVIGHPNEGKSSVVATLVENDRIRISPRPGETMESMTYPVSIDGKDVIAFVDTPGFQNPVQTLGWMRKFRGSESEVFEAFLAEFRDDPGMAHECELLTPVRDGAGIIYVLDASRPLRQVDKAEMEILRLTGRPRMAILNCKTGEEQFLEEWKTELRRHFNMVRTFNALRATFAERMRLLESLRALEQDWEDALGLVVDVFARDWRRRNAECAALVCDFLRRVLGMAETAHLADPGRKAEVEARLVSRLEERIRQEEETLHEQVCLQFRHDRRSFVLPEQSVLRQDLFSRTTWTVLGLSKGKLVAAAVAAGGAAGVALDLATLGSSLGLFAAVGGATAGLAALFQGERLVRGKVLGLGIGQRSVQVGPLDTVQWVFVLLDRFLLHYWYVIHWSHAWRGEDFLPALVDEGGKQGFTSTWSREARGLCAEFFKVATAGDDSRAMELEADLRRFLEEELERMSRL, from the coding sequence ATGAATTCCATGCCCGTTTTTGCCGTCATAGGTCATCCTAACGAAGGAAAATCCTCGGTGGTGGCCACCCTGGTCGAAAACGACCGCATTCGCATCAGCCCACGTCCGGGCGAGACCATGGAGTCCATGACCTATCCGGTCAGCATCGACGGAAAAGACGTCATCGCCTTCGTGGACACCCCGGGTTTTCAGAACCCGGTGCAGACCCTGGGCTGGATGCGAAAGTTCCGGGGATCGGAAAGCGAGGTCTTCGAGGCGTTCCTGGCCGAGTTCAGGGACGATCCGGGCATGGCTCACGAGTGCGAATTGCTGACCCCTGTGCGCGACGGAGCCGGGATCATCTATGTGCTCGACGCCTCCCGGCCCCTGCGGCAGGTCGACAAGGCCGAGATGGAGATTCTGCGCCTGACTGGCAGGCCACGCATGGCCATCCTCAACTGCAAGACCGGGGAGGAGCAGTTTCTGGAGGAATGGAAGACCGAGCTGCGCAGGCATTTCAACATGGTGCGGACCTTCAACGCCCTGCGCGCCACCTTTGCCGAGCGCATGCGTCTGCTTGAAAGCCTGCGCGCGCTCGAACAGGACTGGGAGGACGCGCTGGGTCTGGTGGTGGATGTCTTCGCGCGTGACTGGCGGCGCAGGAACGCGGAGTGCGCGGCCCTGGTCTGCGATTTTCTGCGGCGGGTGCTTGGCATGGCCGAGACGGCGCACCTCGCCGACCCAGGCCGCAAGGCCGAAGTTGAGGCCCGTCTGGTTTCACGTCTGGAGGAGCGGATCAGACAGGAGGAGGAAACGCTGCACGAACAGGTCTGTCTGCAATTCCGCCATGACCGGCGCTCCTTTGTGCTGCCGGAACAGTCGGTGCTGCGGCAGGATCTGTTTTCCCGCACCACCTGGACCGTCCTGGGCCTCAGCAAGGGCAAACTCGTGGCCGCGGCCGTGGCCGCCGGAGGAGCGGCGGGGGTTGCGCTGGACCTGGCGACGCTTGGCAGCAGCCTGGGGCTTTTCGCCGCCGTGGGTGGAGCCACCGCCGGACTCGCGGCCCTGTTTCAGGGCGAGCGGCTGGTGCGGGGCAAGGTGCTGGGGCTGGGCATCGGGCAGCGCAGCGTGCAGGTCGGTCCCCTGGACACGGTGCAGTGGGTGTTCGTTTTGCTGGATCGTTTCCTGCTGCACTATTGGTACGTGATTCACTGGTCCCACGCCTGGCGGGGCGAAGACTTTCTGCCGGCCCTCGTCGACGAGGGTGGCAAGCAGGGCTTCACCAGCACATGGAGCAGGGAGGCGCGCGGTCTTTGCGCGGAGTTCTTCAAGGTCGCCACCGCGGGAGACGACTCAAGGGCCATGGAACTTGAAGCGGACCTGCGTCGTTTTCTGGAGGAGGAGCTGGAGCGAATGTCCAGGCTTTAG